In Sphingomonas profundi, the sequence GGAGGCGCGCGAAGGGCCGGAGAAGATCTTCGTCAGCTTTGACGTCGACGTGCTCGATCCGGCCTTCATGCCCGGCACCGGCACGCCCGAACCCGGCGGCCTGACAATGCGCGAGGCGATGCCGATCGTGCGCCGCCTGTGCGCCGAGACGAACGTCGTCGGTTTCGAACTGGTCGAGACGGACCCGCTCGTCGACCCGGGCTACACCTCCGCGCTGAACGCGGTGCGCATCCTGCGCGAGTGCCTGACCGGCATCGCCATGCGCCGGCGGGGCCTCACCTCCGACCATTATCTGAGCCCGCTGACGACGGATCACGGGCAGGGGCCGTGGCGGCCGCAGCCCGCCGCCGCCCCGGCGAAGCGGCGAAAGGGGGCGTGATGCCGGTGTGGCGCAACATGTGGAGCGATCCGCTGATCCTGTTCCTGCTGATCGGCGGAGGCTTCTTCCTGGCCTACACCCTCGTCACCCGCCACGGTGAGCGGATCGAGGTGACGCGGGGCATGCAGGCGAGCCTCGCCACCGACTATGAGACGATGACCGGCCACCGGCCCGATGCGGCGCAGCAGGCGAAGCTGGTGAGGGACTATGTCGCCAACGAGATGCTGTTCCGCGAGGCGATCGAGCGCGGCCTGCACCTGACCGACAAGGCGACCAAGCAGCGGCTGATCGACCGGCTGCGCTTCATGATAACGGGCACGCCCGCCGAGCCGACCGAGGAGCAGCTGATCAACCATTATTCCGAGCATATGGATCTCTACCGATCGGAGCCGCAGATGAGCTTCGAGCATGTTTATTTCACCGAGCCGCCGGCGGATCCCGCCGCCGCGCTCGCCCGGCTGAACCGCGGCGAGCGGGTGGCGGGCGACGATTTCTGGATGGGCCGCACCTTCCCGAACTACGGCCAGTCGATGATCCGCGGCATGTTCGGCCAGCCCTTCCTCGATGCCATCGGCAAGGCGCCGCCCGGCCGCTGGTTCGGCCCCGTGCGATCGATCCGCGGCGTGCATTTCGTGAAGGTCACGGGCACCGCCCCGCCGGGCTTGATTCCCTATCCCGACATACGCGAGCAGGTGCGGCAGGATTATATGACCGCGCAGACGGGCGGCGCGATCGATGCCGAAGTGAGCAAGCTGGAGCGCAAATATGACGTCGCCATCGATCGCTGAGCGGGCCTGCGCGCGCTCCGTTCATACCGGCGCGGGACGGAGCGTGGCGCGGATCCTCCTCGCCTTGCTCGCCCTTCTCGCCTTCGCCGCGCCCGCGCGCGCCGACGTCTTCAGCCTCGGCCGCTACGATTTCGGGCCGGGCGAGGAGGCCGGCGTCTACGAGCTGACCGCATCCGTGCCCGAGACGGTCGCCTCGCGCCTGCCGGTCGTCTGGCCGGAGGGCTGCGCCGAGACGGGCCACGATCGCCAGACGATGGCCGGCCGCGCGCGCTACGCGTTCGAGATACGCTGCGGCCGGGCGCTCGGCCGCGACGACGTGATCCGCACGCCGTGGCTGGTGGACGGCGCCGCCTTCACCTCCACGATCGCCGGCGCGCCGGTGGAGCAGGCGGTGACGGCGGGCGACGACGGCGCCGTGCTGCCGGTGGGTGCCGCCGGCGGCGCCGAGCGATCGTTCCGCGCGGTGGCGGCCGATTATGGCGTGCAGGGCATCCTCCACATCCTCGGCGGCTGGGATCATCTCGCCTTCGTGCTGTGCCTGTGCCTGCTGACGCGCGGCCGCCAGTTGCTGCTGCTGGTGACGACCTTCACGGCCGGCCACTCGATCTCGCTGGCGCTGGCCTTCTTCGACGTGATCCACGTGCCCGTGCCGCCGGTGGAGGCGGTGATCGCCCTGTCGATCGCGTTCATGGCGCGCGAGGCGCTGCGGGTGACGCCGGATGCGGTGGAGAGCGTGGCGGCGCGGCGGCGCTACATGGCGATCGTCGCCACGTTCGGGCTGCTGCACGGCCTGGGCTTCGCCACTGCGCTCGGCGAGCTCGGCGTTTCCCCGCACGAGCGGGTGGAGGGGCTCGTCTTCTTCAACGTCGGCGTCGAAGTCGGGCAGTTGCTGTTCGTCGGCGTGGTGCTGGCGGCGATGGCGGCGGCGCGGGCGATCGGCCGGGCGGAGCCGGTGCGGGTGGCGGCACTGTACGGCGCGGGCGCGCTCGGCTGCTTCTGGATGCTGGAGCGGGTGGCCGGCTTCGGCCAGCTCGCCGCCTGACCGGCGCCGGCGGATGCAGGATGCCCAGGCGCTGCACCGCGCCGCCGGCGAGGCGCTGGCGCGCGGCGACGCGGCGCGGGCGCGAGCGGCGGCGGCGGCACTCGTCGCACAGGCGCCGGGGCAGGCGGCGGGCCATTTCTTGCTCGGCATGGCGGAGGCGGCGCTCGGCCGGGTCACGATCGGTCTCGCCTCGGTCGATCGCGCGATCGCCGTCGCGCCCACGCCCGAGCACCAGGCGCAGCGCGCCCGCCTGCTCATCCTGCTGCGGCGCGAGGCGGACGCGCAGGCGGCGGCCGATGCGGCCCGCGCGGCCGGGCCGGGCGACGCGCTGACCTTCGACACGATCGGCTGCGTCTATGCCCGCCTCGGCGATCATGCGGCGGCGGCGGAGATGTTCGCCCCGGCCGTGGCGGCGGCGCCCGACACGCTCGATTTCCGCTACAATCTGGCGACGGCGCTGGGCTTCCTCGGCCGCGTGGACGAGGCGGAGGCGGCGTTCGAGGCGATCCTGGCGCGGTGGCCCGGCAGCGCGCGCACCCATTATGCACTGGCGGGCCTGCGCCGGCAGAGCGCCGCGACGAACCACCTGCCGCGGCTGGAGGCGGCGCTGGCGCAGGCGCAAACCGCCGACGACCGGCTGCGCCTGCGCTATGCGCTGGCGAAGGAATATGAGGATGTGGGCGATGCGCCCGCCGCCTTCCGCCACCTCCACGCCGCCAACACCCGGCGCAAGGCCGAGATCGGCTATGATTTCGCGCAGGACGCCGCGATCTTCGACGCGATCGAGGCGGCCTGGGCCGAGCCGCCGCCCGCGGGCGCGACGGATCCGGCAGGCGCGGTGGCCGAGGCGCCGATCTTCGTGCTGGGCATGCCGCGCACCGGCACCACCCTGGTCGATCGCATCCTCTCCTCCCACCCCGACGTCCATTCCGCCGGCGAGCTGCAGGCGATGCCGCTGGCGGCCAAGCAGCTGGCCGGCACCCGATCCCGCGTGGTGATCGACGCGGAGACGGTGCGGATCGCGGCGCGGCTTGATCCGCGCGCGATCGGCGCGGCCTATGTCGCGCGGGCGGGGCAGCACCGCCGGCGGGCGGACGGGCGGTTCATAGACAAGCTGCCGGCCAACAGCCTCTATATCGGCCACATCGCCACGGCCCTGCCGCATGCGAGCATCGTCTGCCTAAGGCGCGATCCGATGGATGTGGTGTGGAGCAACTACAAGAATCTCTTCGCGGCGAACTCGCCTTATTATTACTATTCTTACGATCTGCTCGATACGGCGCATTTCTATCAGCGGTTCGATCGGCTGATGGCGCACTGGCGCCGGCTGTTTCCCGGCCGGGTGCTGGAACTGCGCTACGAGGATCTCGTCGCCGACCAGCGCGGCCAGACGGAGCGGCTGCTGGCGCACTGCCGGCTCGGCTGGAACGAGGCCTGCCTGCGCTTCCACGAGAATGACGCCGCCGTCGCCACACCCAGCGCCGCGCAGGTGCGGCGGCCGCTCTACCGGGAGGCGGTGGCGCGGTGGAAGGCGCATGCCGAGGCGCTGGAGCCGGTGCGCGCCTGGTTCGAGCGGCAGGGCATCGCCACCGGCTGACGGAGGGCGAAGAAGAAAGAGGCCACCGTTACCGGCAGCCCCTTTCCCCTTGCGACCCCGAAGGGAAGCCTGCCGCTTGGGCCACCGCACCTGAACGGGTGATGAGCGCGGCGCTCCCGCCGGCCGCGCTTTACCCTACTAGAAGCGGAAGCGCGCCTCCGCGCCGAACACGCGCGGCGTGAGCACCGACTTGTTATAGTAGCGCAGCGCCACGCCATCGTTCACGCCGACCTCGATCTGGCTGTTGCCGATGGCGGTGACGGCATATTTGTCGAAGATGTTGTTGGCGAACAGACTGAAATCATATTTTTCGGTCTGGTAGGTGAGCGTTGCGCGATGCGTGACGAAGCTCGGGATGCGCTCGCCGCCGCCGCGCAGGCCGACGCTGGAGTAGATGCCGCCGCGATAGACCGCCGTCCAGTTGCCGATGATCTGGGCGTCGTTCGCCAGCGGGTAGGTGTAGGTGGCGCCGACCGTGCCGGAATTCTTGGTCGATCCCGGCAGGCGATCGCCGTCGAACGCGTCGAAGCGGGTCGCGGCTTGCCCCGGCACCTGCCGGGTGACGAGGCCGACGGCGTTCTGCGTGAGGTGCGCGTCGGTATAGGCGTAGGTGCCCTGGATGACGAGATTCTCGATCGGCCGCAGCGTGCCGCTGAACTCGATCCCCTTCGACACCGCCTTGGCGCCGTTTATGGTGATGCCGACCGCGCCGTTCAGCGTCTGGCTCGGCACCTGCACGTCCGTCCACTTGATGTGGAAGCCGTTGACGTTGAAGGTCAGCCGGCGATCGAAGAAGGAACCGCGCACGCCGATCTCGGCATTCTTCGTCCGGTCCGGCTCGAAGGTGAGTTCGTTCGGGAGCGCGCAGACATTCTGCTGAGCCGGCAGCGGCGGCGGCGGGCAAGGCACGACGCGGTTGACGCCGCCGACGCGATAGCCGGTGCTGTAGGTGCCGTAGACGAGCAGGTTCTCGCCGAACTTGTAGGACGTGTTGAGCTTGTAGACATGGCCGGTGCCGTTCTTGACACCGCTGCGGATGCGGCCGGGGTCGAACTGGATCAGCGGATAGGGCGTGCGCCGCCGCCCGCCGCCGGTAAACGGCGTGTCGCTGCCGCCCTGTGAATCCGCCTTGAACTCGAAGAAGCGGATGCCGCCCGTCACCTGCCAGGCGTCGGTGATCTTGAAGCTGGCCTCGCCGAACACCGCCTTCTCGGTCGTCTTCTGATCGATGAAGGAGATATATTCGAGATCGTCGATGCGGGGACTGCGCGTGAAGGCCGCGTAGCCCGGCGTATACTCCGCTCGGAAGTTATCGTACTGGAGCTCGTTGTAGAATCCGCCGACTACGAAGCTGAACGGCCCGCTGAACGTGGAGACGAGGCGGACCTCCTGGTTGATCTGCTCATATTCGGTATTGACCGGCGAGTAGGAGGAGAAGGCCGGGAACAGCTCGTAATCATAATCGAGATCGAGCAGGAGATCGGTGTTGTCGAAGTTGGTCTTGATCTTCTGCTTGGTATAGGCGGTGGCGCTGACGAGTTGCGCGAAGTCGAACAAATTGGCCTCCACCTCCAGCGCCGCGAGGTGGCTCTTGCGGTTCGAAGGCTCAAGGTAGCGCCACGGCCCCTCATATCTTCCGGTGCCGAGCACGCCGGCGCCGTTCGCCTGGCGGCCGTCCGTCTTGGTCTGCTGGAAGGCATAGGTGAAGGTCATCTTCAGATCGTCGGTGGCTTGCAGCAGCAGCTGGTTGCGGGTGGTGAACGTCTTCTCGAAGTTCACGTCCTTCTTGCTCGTGAGGTTCGCGTCCCGCTGCGCCTGCGTGCCGAGCGGCGCGGCGGTGTTGAAGTTGGCGCTGGTGGCGGAGAAGGCGCCGCCCGGCTGCGCCAGCGACGTGCCCGGCGTCTGAAGAAGCAGGTTGTAGTCGATGAAGCCCGGATCGTAATAATAGCCGATCACGGTACGGAAGGCGATCTTGTCCGCCACGATCGGGATGTTGAGCGCGACGTCGCCCTGATAGCCGGCCTTGCCGCTGTGCGACTTGCCGTAGCCTCGCGCATGCACCTCGCCGCCGAACGAGGACGGATCGGTGTTCGGCCGCTTGGGGAGGTAGCGGAGCGCGCCGGAAAGCGTGCCGAGGCCGTAGAGCGTGCCCTGCGGCCCGAGCAGCGCCTCCACCCGATCGATGTCGATCAGCTTGAAGTCGGCGTAGAGCGGCACCTCGCCGAGATAGATGGCGAGCGCGTTGTTCTGGTTCGCGCCGGTGGTGCTGGTGTCGCCGGCACCGATGCCGCGCAGCACGATGCTGCCGGTGGAGCGCGGGCCGGTATCGATCGCCGTCACGCCCGGCGTGAAATCGGCGAGCTTGCGGATGTCGTCCAGCCGCTGCGTCTGGATCTGCTCGGCGCCGACGGCGGTGATGTTGATCGGCGTATCCTGGAGCGAGACGGCGCGGCGCGTGGCCGTCACGACGATCTCGTTGCCCTCGTCCGCCGCGACGGTGCCGACGCTGCTGTCCGTCTGCGCCACCTGTTCCTGCGCCAGCGCCGGCGTCGCGCCGGCGAGCATCGTCGCGGAGAGGAGGAAGATCTTGGTTCGGTTGCCGTGCTGGCCCATGTGTCGCCCCTTTGTCCCTGTCGCTCTCGGGGCACCCTCCCTCCTCGGGGCGGGCGGCGGGCGGTGCCCATCCGTCGCGTGGCTTTTGCCGGTGTCGGTCCGCCCCTTATCGTCATGACCCTAGATACGCGGGCGCGACGGCCAATGGGTCGTTTGACGTAGGCTGTTTGTGTCCGCCGCCGCGCCGGCGTAGAAGGATCGCGCACCCGCCCGCAGATGGCGGGGCGGGAACGACAGAAAAGACACGCAGGAGAAGATGATGACCAGGCTGATCGCGGTGCTCGCCACTGCCATCCTCGCCGTGCCCGCGGGCGCGGCGACCCAGAACATATTCGCCAAGGACGGCGTCTTCGCGAAGGAGAGGGTGGAGGTCGGCTACGCGGATCTCGATCTCGCGCGCCCGGCCGATCAGGCGCGGCTCGACGTGCGGCTGGCGAACGCGGCCGCCGAGGTGTGCGGGCGCGGCCTCGATCGCGTCCACACGACGCTTGCCCAGCGCGCGGCCGAGTGCCGGCGCGAGGTGATCGCCGAGACGCGCGCGCATATCGACCAGCGGCTCGCGGCCAGGGCCGCGCCGATGGGCGCCGTCGCCACCTCGGCGACGCTGAAATAAAGTAGCGGGTGGCGGCCGCGCCGGGCGATCCGGGCGGCCGTCAGCCCTTCGCGCGGACCAGCACCGGCTGGGCGCGGTAGAGAGTGGGGAACGCCTCCTTCAGCGCGGCGACCTTGGGCAGATCGTTGATCCGGATGTAGGCGGCATCGGGGTGCAGCGTCAGATAATCCTGGTGGTAGGCTTCGGCCGGGTAGAAGCCCTGCGCCCGCTCCACCTTCGTTACGATCGGGCGGTTCCACGCCCCGGACTTGCCGAGCTGGCCGATATAGGCGGTGGCGATGCGGCGCTGCGCATCGCTCGTCGGGAAGATGGCGGAGCGATATTGCGTGCCGCTGTCCGGCCCCTGCGCGTTCCGCTGAGTGGGATCGGCCACCACCGAGAAGTAGATCTGGAGGAGCTTGCCGTAGCTCACGACGCGCGGATCATAGGTGATCCGCACCGATTCGGCGTGGCCGGTGGTGCCGGAGCCGACCGTCTCATAGGCCGCATCCGCCCGGCTGCCGCCGGTATAGCCGGACACGGCGGAGGTGACGCCCTTCACGCGCTGATAGACGCCCTGCACGCCCCAGAAGCAGCCGCCGGCGAACACCGCCGTCTCGCTTGGGGCGGTGGACGGCGTGTCGAGCGCCGGCGCGGGTATGCGCACGATCGGCGCGGCCGCCGACACGGAGGAGACCTGGGTCAGCATGCCCCCGGCGAGCAGGGCGGCGCCGGCGGCGGCGAGGAGGCGGGTGCGGGCGGTCGTCATGGATCGTGGCCTTCGGATGGGTGCAGGCCAGATACGTGGGAACGGGGGCGGCGGTTGCAAGGCCGGCCGCCCGGCCCCGCTTACCGCAGCGCCGCCACCGCCGTGGCGATGCGATCGCACGCTTGCGTCAGGATCGCCTCCGACGTGGCGTAGCTGACGCGGAACGCCGGCTCCAGGCCAAAGGCGCCGCCGTGCACGGCCGCCACGCGGCCCTCGTCCAGCAGGTAGCCGATCAGCATCTCGTCGTTGGCGATCACCAGGCCGGCGGGCGTCGCCTTGCCGATCAGGCCGCTCACGTCCGGATAGACGTAGAAGGCGCCCTCGGGGCGGGGGCAGGTGATACCCGGGATCGCGTTCAGCCGATCGACGACGAGATCGCGGCGCACCTGGAAGGCGGCGGCGCGATCCTTGAGGAAGGACTGGTCGCCGTTCAGCGCGGCGGTGGCAGCGGCCTGCGCGATCGAGCAGGGATTGGACGTGGACTGCGACTGGAGCTTGGCCATGGCCTTGATCAGCCACAGCGGCCCGCCGGCGAACCCGATCCGCCAGCCCGTCATCGAATAGGCC encodes:
- a CDS encoding peptidyl-prolyl cis-trans isomerase yields the protein MPVWRNMWSDPLILFLLIGGGFFLAYTLVTRHGERIEVTRGMQASLATDYETMTGHRPDAAQQAKLVRDYVANEMLFREAIERGLHLTDKATKQRLIDRLRFMITGTPAEPTEEQLINHYSEHMDLYRSEPQMSFEHVYFTEPPADPAAALARLNRGERVAGDDFWMGRTFPNYGQSMIRGMFGQPFLDAIGKAPPGRWFGPVRSIRGVHFVKVTGTAPPGLIPYPDIREQVRQDYMTAQTGGAIDAEVSKLERKYDVAIDR
- a CDS encoding HupE/UreJ family protein — its product is MARILLALLALLAFAAPARADVFSLGRYDFGPGEEAGVYELTASVPETVASRLPVVWPEGCAETGHDRQTMAGRARYAFEIRCGRALGRDDVIRTPWLVDGAAFTSTIAGAPVEQAVTAGDDGAVLPVGAAGGAERSFRAVAADYGVQGILHILGGWDHLAFVLCLCLLTRGRQLLLLVTTFTAGHSISLALAFFDVIHVPVPPVEAVIALSIAFMAREALRVTPDAVESVAARRRYMAIVATFGLLHGLGFATALGELGVSPHERVEGLVFFNVGVEVGQLLFVGVVLAAMAAARAIGRAEPVRVAALYGAGALGCFWMLERVAGFGQLAA
- a CDS encoding tetratricopeptide repeat-containing sulfotransferase family protein; the protein is MQDAQALHRAAGEALARGDAARARAAAAALVAQAPGQAAGHFLLGMAEAALGRVTIGLASVDRAIAVAPTPEHQAQRARLLILLRREADAQAAADAARAAGPGDALTFDTIGCVYARLGDHAAAAEMFAPAVAAAPDTLDFRYNLATALGFLGRVDEAEAAFEAILARWPGSARTHYALAGLRRQSAATNHLPRLEAALAQAQTADDRLRLRYALAKEYEDVGDAPAAFRHLHAANTRRKAEIGYDFAQDAAIFDAIEAAWAEPPPAGATDPAGAVAEAPIFVLGMPRTGTTLVDRILSSHPDVHSAGELQAMPLAAKQLAGTRSRVVIDAETVRIAARLDPRAIGAAYVARAGQHRRRADGRFIDKLPANSLYIGHIATALPHASIVCLRRDPMDVVWSNYKNLFAANSPYYYYSYDLLDTAHFYQRFDRLMAHWRRLFPGRVLELRYEDLVADQRGQTERLLAHCRLGWNEACLRFHENDAAVATPSAAQVRRPLYREAVARWKAHAEALEPVRAWFERQGIATG
- a CDS encoding TonB-dependent receptor; amino-acid sequence: MGQHGNRTKIFLLSATMLAGATPALAQEQVAQTDSSVGTVAADEGNEIVVTATRRAVSLQDTPINITAVGAEQIQTQRLDDIRKLADFTPGVTAIDTGPRSTGSIVLRGIGAGDTSTTGANQNNALAIYLGEVPLYADFKLIDIDRVEALLGPQGTLYGLGTLSGALRYLPKRPNTDPSSFGGEVHARGYGKSHSGKAGYQGDVALNIPIVADKIAFRTVIGYYYDPGFIDYNLLLQTPGTSLAQPGGAFSATSANFNTAAPLGTQAQRDANLTSKKDVNFEKTFTTRNQLLLQATDDLKMTFTYAFQQTKTDGRQANGAGVLGTGRYEGPWRYLEPSNRKSHLAALEVEANLFDFAQLVSATAYTKQKIKTNFDNTDLLLDLDYDYELFPAFSSYSPVNTEYEQINQEVRLVSTFSGPFSFVVGGFYNELQYDNFRAEYTPGYAAFTRSPRIDDLEYISFIDQKTTEKAVFGEASFKITDAWQVTGGIRFFEFKADSQGGSDTPFTGGGRRRTPYPLIQFDPGRIRSGVKNGTGHVYKLNTSYKFGENLLVYGTYSTGYRVGGVNRVVPCPPPPLPAQQNVCALPNELTFEPDRTKNAEIGVRGSFFDRRLTFNVNGFHIKWTDVQVPSQTLNGAVGITINGAKAVSKGIEFSGTLRPIENLVIQGTYAYTDAHLTQNAVGLVTRQVPGQAATRFDAFDGDRLPGSTKNSGTVGATYTYPLANDAQIIGNWTAVYRGGIYSSVGLRGGGERIPSFVTHRATLTYQTEKYDFSLFANNIFDKYAVTAIGNSQIEVGVNDGVALRYYNKSVLTPRVFGAEARFRF
- a CDS encoding UrcA family protein, translated to MTRLIAVLATAILAVPAGAATQNIFAKDGVFAKERVEVGYADLDLARPADQARLDVRLANAAAEVCGRGLDRVHTTLAQRAAECRREVIAETRAHIDQRLAARAAPMGAVATSATLK
- the msrA gene encoding peptide-methionine (S)-S-oxide reductase MsrA, with product MTTARTRLLAAAGAALLAGGMLTQVSSVSAAAPIVRIPAPALDTPSTAPSETAVFAGGCFWGVQGVYQRVKGVTSAVSGYTGGSRADAAYETVGSGTTGHAESVRITYDPRVVSYGKLLQIYFSVVADPTQRNAQGPDSGTQYRSAIFPTSDAQRRIATAYIGQLGKSGAWNRPIVTKVERAQGFYPAEAYHQDYLTLHPDAAYIRINDLPKVAALKEAFPTLYRAQPVLVRAKG